Proteins encoded by one window of Rissa tridactyla isolate bRisTri1 chromosome W, bRisTri1.patW.cur.20221130, whole genome shotgun sequence:
- the LOC128902022 gene encoding zinc finger protein 532 isoform X3: MAAKSRGACRKIPSQNNFLTIKYMTMGDMKTPDFDDLLAAFDIPDMVDPKAAIESGHDDHESHIKPNAHPDEDSHAPSSSDVGVSVIVKNVRTIDSSEGVDKDGHHSTGNGLHNGFLTSSALDSYGKNEGKVLKDDGSASETTLKDSAFNQFSPISSAEEFDDDEKIEVDDPPDKEEMRANFRANVLAGSVSQQEYDKLKALGGENLIKSGIPVSSSIDKNKVAKRETETNSMNLSVYEPFKARKSEDKLLKDNSEKLLENRVLDGKLSTEKSETNLASISQSKAKSSAKLSSCIAAIAALSAKKAATDSSKDLQSHSGESSPLPKDMSESPRAIEKSPESQSLIDGAKKPSVKPPDSPRSVSSENSSKGSPSSPAGSTPAIPKVRIKTIKTSSGEIKRTVTRVLPEVDLDSGKKPEQTASMVTSVTSLLSSPTSAAVLSSPPRAPLQSTVVTNAVASAELAPKQVTIKPVATAFLPVSAVKTAGSQVINLKLANNTTVKATVISAASVQSASSAIIKAANAIQQQTVVVPASSLASAKLVPKTVHLANLNLLPQGAQTTSELRQVLTKPQQQIKQAIISAAASQPSKKVSRVQVVSSLQSSVVEAFNKVLSSVNPVPVYIPNLSPPANAGITLPTRGYKCLECGDSFALEKSLTQHYDRRSVRIEVTCNHCTKNLVFYNKCSLLSHARGHKEKGVVMQCSHLILKPVPADQMIASPSSNTATSMLQSPVGAGTHAVTKIQSGITGTVISAPASTPVIPAMPLDEDPSKLCRHSLKCLECNEVFQDETSLATHFQQAADTSGQKTCNICQMLLPNQCSFASHQRIHQHKSPYTCPECGAICRSVHFQTHVTKNCLHYTRRVGFRCVHCNVVYSDVAALKSHIQGSHCEVFYKCPICPMAFKSAPSTHSHAYTQHPGIKIGEPKIIYKCSMCDTVFTLQPLLYRHFDQHIENQKVSVFKCPDCSLLYAQKQLMMDHIKSMHGTLKSVEGPPNLGINLPLSTKPTTQNSASHNKEDTKSVNGTEKLEKKSPSPMKKAEPKKVANPGWTCWECDRLFTQRDVYISHMRKEHGKQMKKHPCRQCDKSFSSSHSLCRHNRIKHKGIRKVYTCSHCPDSRRTFTKRLMLEKHIQLMHGIKDPDVKEMTESTNMEEREVKEDTKVPSPKRKLEEPVLEFRPPRGAITQPLKKLKINVFKVHKCAVCGFTTENLLQFHEHIPQHKSDGSSYQCRECGLCYTSHVSLSRHLFIVHKLKEPQPVSKQNGSGEDNQQENKPNHEDESSDSTASDRRCKVCAKTFETEAALNTHMRTHGMAFIKSKRMSSAEK; the protein is encoded by the exons ATTTTCTTACCATCAAATACATGACCATGGGGGATATGAAGACCCCAGATTTCGATGACCTTCTTGCAGCCTTTGACATACCAGACATGGTTGATCCAAAAGCAGCTATTGAATCTGGACATGATGACCATGAAAGCCACATCAAACCAAATGCTCACCCAGATGAAGATTCTCACGCCCCATCGTCATCTGATGTCGGTGTGAGTGTCATTGTGAAAAATGTGCGTACTATTGATTCTTCCGAAGGAGTGGACAAGGACGGTCACCATTCCACAGGCAATGGCTTGCATAATGGCTTTCTAACGTCATCAGCTCTCGATAGTTACGGTAAAAATGAAGGGAAGGTGCTTAAAGATGATGGGTCAGCATCTGAGACTACACTGAAGGATTCAGCTTTCAACCAGTTTAGCCCAATATCAAGTGCTGAAGAATTTGATGATGATGAAAAAATTGAGGTGGATGACCCTCCGGATAAAGAGGAGATGCGTGCAAATTTCAGGGCAAATGTCTTGGCAGGATCTGTATCTCAGCAGGAATATGACAAACTAAAGGCACTTGGAGGGGAGAACTTGATTAAATCTGGAATCCCCGTTTCAAGTAGTATAGATAAAAATAAAGTTGCTAAACGAGAGACAGAGACAAATTCCATGAACTTAAGTGTCTATGAGCCTTTTAAAGCTCGAAAATCGGAGGACAAATTGCTAAAAGACaattctgagaagcttcttgaaAACAGGGTACTTGATGGAAAACTGAGCacagaaaaaagtgaaacaaatctTGCCAGCATTTCACAGTCCAAAGCAAAGTCATCAGCAAAGCTTTCTTCGTGCATCGCTGCAATTGCAGCACTGAGTGCTAAAAAGGCAGCTACAGATAGCAGTAAAGATTTACAGTCTCATTCGGGAGAATCTTCTCCATTACCAAAAGACATGAGTGAAAGTCCCCGGGCTATTGAAAAATCACCTGAATCTCAGAGTCTCATTGATGGTGCTAAAAAGCCATCTGTCAAACCACCTGATAGTCCCAGAAGTGTATCgagtgaaaacagcagcaaagggtCTCCGTCTTCTCCTGCGGGGTCAACACCAGCAATTCCTAAAGTTCGCATAAAAACCATCAAGACTTCTTCTGGGGAGATCAAGAGAACTGTTACCAGGGTGTTGCCAGAAGTTGATTTGGACTCTGGTAAAAAGCCAGAGCAGACGGCTTCTATGGTAACTTCCGTGACATCTCTCCTGTCCTCACCgacttctgctgctgttctttcctctcctcctcgAGCTCCTCTCCAGTCCACAGTTGTCACCAATGCGGTTGCATCTGCAGAACTTGCACCAAAACAGGTCACTATCAAACCTGTGGCTACTGCCTTTCTCCCTGTTTCAGCAGTTAAAACAGCAGGTTCACAAGTTATTAATTTGAAGCTCGCTAACAATACTACAGTGAAAGCCACTGTAATCTCGGCTGCTTCGGTGCAGAGTGCCAGTAGCGCCATTATAAAAGCTGCCAATGCGATACAACAGCAGACGGTCGTGGTGCCAGCGTCGAGCCTCGCCAGTGCTAAACTTGTGCCAAAGACGGTCCATCTTGCCAACCTTAATCTTTTGCCTCAAGGTGCTCAAACCACCTCTGAACTCCGCCAAGTGCTAACGAAACCTCAGCAACAAATAAAGCAGGCAATAATTTCTGCAGCAGCCTCACAGCCTTCGAAAAAAGTGTCTCGCGTCCAGGTGGTGTCATCTCTACAAAGTTCTGTAGTGGAAGCGTTCAATAAGGTGCTGAGTAGTGTCAATCCCGTGCCAGTTTACATCCCAAACCTTAGTCCCCCTGCCAATGCCGGAATAACGTTACCAACACGAGGGTACAAGTGTTTGGAGTGTGGCGACTCCTTTGCTcttgagaagagcctgacccagCATTACGACAGGAGGAGCGTGCGAATTGAAGTGACGTGTAATCATTGCACAAAGAATTTAGTTTTCTACAATAAGTGCAGTCTTCTTTCTCACGCTCGTGGGCACAAGGAGAAAGGAGTTGTAATGCAGTGTTCACACCTAATTCTAAAACCAGTCCCAGCAGATCAAATGATAGCATCTCCTTCCAGCAATACCGCGACGTCTATGCTTCAGAGCCCCGTGGGAGCTGGCACGCATGCAGTAACGAAGATACAGTCTGGCATAACTGGGACAGTCATATCGGCCCCAGCGAGTACGCCTGTCATCCCAGCTATGCCACTGGACGAAGATCCCTCCAAACTCTGTAGGCATAGTCTAAAGTGTTTGGAGTGTAATGAAGTTTTCCAAGATGAGACATCTCTCGCAACTCATTTCCAGCAGGCTGCAGACACAAGTGGACAA AAGACATGCAATATCTGCCAGATGCTGCTTCCTAACCAGTGCAGTTTTGCATCACACCAGAGAATTCATCAGCATAAATCTCCATACACGTGTCCCGAATGTGGAGCAATCTGCAGATCTGTCCACTTCCAGACTCATGTCACTAAGAACTGCCTGCATTATACCCGAAGAGTTGGTTTTCG CTGCGTGCATTGCAATGTCGTTTACTCTGATGTGGCGGCACTCAAGTCTCATATCCAAGGTTCTCACTGTGAAGTCTTTTACAAGTGTCCTATCTGTCCCATGGCATTTAAATCTGCTCCCAGCACACACTCCCATGCCTACACACAACACCCGGGTATCAAGATAGGCGAACCAAA AATAATATATAAATGCTCTATGTGTGACACTGTGTTTACTCTACAACCTTTGCTCTATCGCCACTTTGATCAGCACATTGAAAACCAGAAGGTGTCTGTTTTCAAGTGTCCAGACTGTTCTCTTCTATATGCACAGAAACAGCTTATGATGGATCATATCAAG TCTATGCATGGAACTTTGAAAAGTGTTGAGGGGCCACCAAACCTGGGGATAAATCTGCCTCTCAGTACTAAACCCACAACTCAGAACTCAGCCAGTCACAACAAAGAGGACACAAAATCTGTCAACGGAACAGAAAAGTTGGAGAAGAAATCTCCGTCTCCCATGAAGAAAGCAGAGCCTAAAAAAGTCGCTAATCCTGGCTGGACATGTTGGGAGTGTGATAGGCTCTTCACTCAGAGAGACGTTTACATCTCTCACATGAGGAAAGAACATGGAAAG caaatgaagAAACACCCGTGTCGACAATGCGACAAATCTTTCAGTTCCTCCCATAGTTTATGTCGTCACAATCGTATCAAGCACAAAGGCATTAGGAAGGTTTATACGTGCTC GCACTGCCCAGATTCAAGACGTACTTTTACCAAGCGGTTGATGTTGGAGAAGCATATTCAGTTGATGCATGGCATTAAAGACCCTGATGTGAAAGAAATGACTGAATCAACCAATATGGAAGAAAGGGAAGTAAAAGAAGACACAAAG GTTCCTAGTCCAAAGCGTAAATTGGAAGAACCTGTACTGGAGTTCAGGCCTCCACGAGGTGCAATCACTCAGCCATTGAAGAAGCTaaagataaatgtttttaaagttcaCAAGTGTGCTGTTTGTGGCTTTACAACAGAAAATCTTCTCCAGTTTCATGAACACATTCCTCAGCATAAATCTGATGGCTCTTCGTACCAGTGCAGGGAGTGTGGACTCTGCTACACGTCCCACGTGTCCCTCTCCAGACACCTCTTCATTGTACATAAGCTGAAGGAGCCTCAGCCAGTGTCAAAACAAAATGGGTCTGGGGAGGATAATCAGCAGGAAAATAAACCCAATCACGAGGATGAATCGTCTGAC
- the LOC128902022 gene encoding zinc finger protein 532 isoform X4 produces the protein MTMGDMKTPDFDDLLAAFDIPDMVDPKAAIESGHDDHESHIKPNAHPDEDSHAPSSSDVGVSVIVKNVRTIDSSEGVDKDGHHSTGNGLHNGFLTSSALDSYGKNEGKVLKDDGSASETTLKDSAFNQFSPISSAEEFDDDEKIEVDDPPDKEEMRANFRANVLAGSVSQQEYDKLKALGGENLIKSGIPVSSSIDKNKVAKRETETNSMNLSVYEPFKARKSEDKLLKDNSEKLLENRVLDGKLSTEKSETNLASISQSKAKSSAKLSSCIAAIAALSAKKAATDSSKDLQSHSGESSPLPKDMSESPRAIEKSPESQSLIDGAKKPSVKPPDSPRSVSSENSSKGSPSSPAGSTPAIPKVRIKTIKTSSGEIKRTVTRVLPEVDLDSGKKPEQTASMVTSVTSLLSSPTSAAVLSSPPRAPLQSTVVTNAVASAELAPKQVTIKPVATAFLPVSAVKTAGSQVINLKLANNTTVKATVISAASVQSASSAIIKAANAIQQQTVVVPASSLASAKLVPKTVHLANLNLLPQGAQTTSELRQVLTKPQQQIKQAIISAAASQPSKKVSRVQVVSSLQSSVVEAFNKVLSSVNPVPVYIPNLSPPANAGITLPTRGYKCLECGDSFALEKSLTQHYDRRSVRIEVTCNHCTKNLVFYNKCSLLSHARGHKEKGVVMQCSHLILKPVPADQMIASPSSNTATSMLQSPVGAGTHAVTKIQSGITGTVISAPASTPVIPAMPLDEDPSKLCRHSLKCLECNEVFQDETSLATHFQQAADTSGQKTCNICQMLLPNQCSFASHQRIHQHKSPYTCPECGAICRSVHFQTHVTKNCLHYTRRVGFRCVHCNVVYSDVAALKSHIQGSHCEVFYKCPICPMAFKSAPSTHSHAYTQHPGIKIGEPKIIYKCSMCDTVFTLQPLLYRHFDQHIENQKVSVFKCPDCSLLYAQKQLMMDHIKSMHGTLKSVEGPPNLGINLPLSTKPTTQNSASHNKEDTKSVNGTEKLEKKSPSPMKKAEPKKVANPGWTCWECDRLFTQRDVYISHMRKEHGKQMKKHPCRQCDKSFSSSHSLCRHNRIKHKGIRKVYTCSHCPDSRRTFTKRLMLEKHIQLMHGIKDPDVKEMTESTNMEEREVKEDTKVPSPKRKLEEPVLEFRPPRGAITQPLKKLKINVFKVHKCAVCGFTTENLLQFHEHIPQHKSDGSSYQCRECGLCYTSHVSLSRHLFIVHKLKEPQPVSKQNGSGEDNQQENKPNHEDESSDSTASDRRCKVCAKTFETEAALNTHMRTHGMAFIKSKRMSSAEK, from the exons ATGACCATGGGGGATATGAAGACCCCAGATTTCGATGACCTTCTTGCAGCCTTTGACATACCAGACATGGTTGATCCAAAAGCAGCTATTGAATCTGGACATGATGACCATGAAAGCCACATCAAACCAAATGCTCACCCAGATGAAGATTCTCACGCCCCATCGTCATCTGATGTCGGTGTGAGTGTCATTGTGAAAAATGTGCGTACTATTGATTCTTCCGAAGGAGTGGACAAGGACGGTCACCATTCCACAGGCAATGGCTTGCATAATGGCTTTCTAACGTCATCAGCTCTCGATAGTTACGGTAAAAATGAAGGGAAGGTGCTTAAAGATGATGGGTCAGCATCTGAGACTACACTGAAGGATTCAGCTTTCAACCAGTTTAGCCCAATATCAAGTGCTGAAGAATTTGATGATGATGAAAAAATTGAGGTGGATGACCCTCCGGATAAAGAGGAGATGCGTGCAAATTTCAGGGCAAATGTCTTGGCAGGATCTGTATCTCAGCAGGAATATGACAAACTAAAGGCACTTGGAGGGGAGAACTTGATTAAATCTGGAATCCCCGTTTCAAGTAGTATAGATAAAAATAAAGTTGCTAAACGAGAGACAGAGACAAATTCCATGAACTTAAGTGTCTATGAGCCTTTTAAAGCTCGAAAATCGGAGGACAAATTGCTAAAAGACaattctgagaagcttcttgaaAACAGGGTACTTGATGGAAAACTGAGCacagaaaaaagtgaaacaaatctTGCCAGCATTTCACAGTCCAAAGCAAAGTCATCAGCAAAGCTTTCTTCGTGCATCGCTGCAATTGCAGCACTGAGTGCTAAAAAGGCAGCTACAGATAGCAGTAAAGATTTACAGTCTCATTCGGGAGAATCTTCTCCATTACCAAAAGACATGAGTGAAAGTCCCCGGGCTATTGAAAAATCACCTGAATCTCAGAGTCTCATTGATGGTGCTAAAAAGCCATCTGTCAAACCACCTGATAGTCCCAGAAGTGTATCgagtgaaaacagcagcaaagggtCTCCGTCTTCTCCTGCGGGGTCAACACCAGCAATTCCTAAAGTTCGCATAAAAACCATCAAGACTTCTTCTGGGGAGATCAAGAGAACTGTTACCAGGGTGTTGCCAGAAGTTGATTTGGACTCTGGTAAAAAGCCAGAGCAGACGGCTTCTATGGTAACTTCCGTGACATCTCTCCTGTCCTCACCgacttctgctgctgttctttcctctcctcctcgAGCTCCTCTCCAGTCCACAGTTGTCACCAATGCGGTTGCATCTGCAGAACTTGCACCAAAACAGGTCACTATCAAACCTGTGGCTACTGCCTTTCTCCCTGTTTCAGCAGTTAAAACAGCAGGTTCACAAGTTATTAATTTGAAGCTCGCTAACAATACTACAGTGAAAGCCACTGTAATCTCGGCTGCTTCGGTGCAGAGTGCCAGTAGCGCCATTATAAAAGCTGCCAATGCGATACAACAGCAGACGGTCGTGGTGCCAGCGTCGAGCCTCGCCAGTGCTAAACTTGTGCCAAAGACGGTCCATCTTGCCAACCTTAATCTTTTGCCTCAAGGTGCTCAAACCACCTCTGAACTCCGCCAAGTGCTAACGAAACCTCAGCAACAAATAAAGCAGGCAATAATTTCTGCAGCAGCCTCACAGCCTTCGAAAAAAGTGTCTCGCGTCCAGGTGGTGTCATCTCTACAAAGTTCTGTAGTGGAAGCGTTCAATAAGGTGCTGAGTAGTGTCAATCCCGTGCCAGTTTACATCCCAAACCTTAGTCCCCCTGCCAATGCCGGAATAACGTTACCAACACGAGGGTACAAGTGTTTGGAGTGTGGCGACTCCTTTGCTcttgagaagagcctgacccagCATTACGACAGGAGGAGCGTGCGAATTGAAGTGACGTGTAATCATTGCACAAAGAATTTAGTTTTCTACAATAAGTGCAGTCTTCTTTCTCACGCTCGTGGGCACAAGGAGAAAGGAGTTGTAATGCAGTGTTCACACCTAATTCTAAAACCAGTCCCAGCAGATCAAATGATAGCATCTCCTTCCAGCAATACCGCGACGTCTATGCTTCAGAGCCCCGTGGGAGCTGGCACGCATGCAGTAACGAAGATACAGTCTGGCATAACTGGGACAGTCATATCGGCCCCAGCGAGTACGCCTGTCATCCCAGCTATGCCACTGGACGAAGATCCCTCCAAACTCTGTAGGCATAGTCTAAAGTGTTTGGAGTGTAATGAAGTTTTCCAAGATGAGACATCTCTCGCAACTCATTTCCAGCAGGCTGCAGACACAAGTGGACAA AAGACATGCAATATCTGCCAGATGCTGCTTCCTAACCAGTGCAGTTTTGCATCACACCAGAGAATTCATCAGCATAAATCTCCATACACGTGTCCCGAATGTGGAGCAATCTGCAGATCTGTCCACTTCCAGACTCATGTCACTAAGAACTGCCTGCATTATACCCGAAGAGTTGGTTTTCG CTGCGTGCATTGCAATGTCGTTTACTCTGATGTGGCGGCACTCAAGTCTCATATCCAAGGTTCTCACTGTGAAGTCTTTTACAAGTGTCCTATCTGTCCCATGGCATTTAAATCTGCTCCCAGCACACACTCCCATGCCTACACACAACACCCGGGTATCAAGATAGGCGAACCAAA AATAATATATAAATGCTCTATGTGTGACACTGTGTTTACTCTACAACCTTTGCTCTATCGCCACTTTGATCAGCACATTGAAAACCAGAAGGTGTCTGTTTTCAAGTGTCCAGACTGTTCTCTTCTATATGCACAGAAACAGCTTATGATGGATCATATCAAG TCTATGCATGGAACTTTGAAAAGTGTTGAGGGGCCACCAAACCTGGGGATAAATCTGCCTCTCAGTACTAAACCCACAACTCAGAACTCAGCCAGTCACAACAAAGAGGACACAAAATCTGTCAACGGAACAGAAAAGTTGGAGAAGAAATCTCCGTCTCCCATGAAGAAAGCAGAGCCTAAAAAAGTCGCTAATCCTGGCTGGACATGTTGGGAGTGTGATAGGCTCTTCACTCAGAGAGACGTTTACATCTCTCACATGAGGAAAGAACATGGAAAG caaatgaagAAACACCCGTGTCGACAATGCGACAAATCTTTCAGTTCCTCCCATAGTTTATGTCGTCACAATCGTATCAAGCACAAAGGCATTAGGAAGGTTTATACGTGCTC GCACTGCCCAGATTCAAGACGTACTTTTACCAAGCGGTTGATGTTGGAGAAGCATATTCAGTTGATGCATGGCATTAAAGACCCTGATGTGAAAGAAATGACTGAATCAACCAATATGGAAGAAAGGGAAGTAAAAGAAGACACAAAG GTTCCTAGTCCAAAGCGTAAATTGGAAGAACCTGTACTGGAGTTCAGGCCTCCACGAGGTGCAATCACTCAGCCATTGAAGAAGCTaaagataaatgtttttaaagttcaCAAGTGTGCTGTTTGTGGCTTTACAACAGAAAATCTTCTCCAGTTTCATGAACACATTCCTCAGCATAAATCTGATGGCTCTTCGTACCAGTGCAGGGAGTGTGGACTCTGCTACACGTCCCACGTGTCCCTCTCCAGACACCTCTTCATTGTACATAAGCTGAAGGAGCCTCAGCCAGTGTCAAAACAAAATGGGTCTGGGGAGGATAATCAGCAGGAAAATAAACCCAATCACGAGGATGAATCGTCTGAC